The region tctctctctctctctccaaattgATATTATTGTATTATTGATTACCTCTAAATTAAGTTCCTAAAAAGCTTTCTTGTCtttattatttcctttttcttgtgtTTGTTTCTTTCCTTTAACATTGACAGACAACAACTAGCCTGCGTCTGCTCCATTgccagagaagaagaagattccaCCTCTGATTATTCAATTTTCTCCGAGTCCCTCAATCATCCTTGAAACTTGCAAAAAGCTGCCGTTTCTTTGTCCTATTTATTCTTGAGACTCAAACATTTCTTCCTCTCTACCTCCTTTTTTGACGATTCCCAAGTCGAGCCAATTTTCAAGTCTTTAATGTTTGAACCTTCTACCACCTCTTTTCTTTCAAGTCTTACCGACCGATGATAATATTAATCGTTGTCTCTTTCTAGAATTTCTACCGTTTTTCATTGTCTTTCCTTAGTGGATTGATATGTGCTCAGAAACAAGTCCCAGAATATCTTTCTCCCATGATCATGGCCAACCACAAGTTGTGCCAATCGAAAACAGGGTGAATCGAACGGATCACTCGTTGCTTTTGGACCCAGATTCTGATTTTGAGTTCTGCATTAGCAGCAGCGGCTTCGAGCATGAGTCTTGTTCAGCAGACGAGCTTTTCTCCAATGGCATGCTCCTTCCACTTCAAGCTAAAGAGAGATTTCTTGCTCCAAAAGAAATCCATAGTTGTGAACCTCGGCCTCTTGCTCTGCCTCCTCTTCCTTGCGAGAAATCGAGGAAAGATTTAAGCTTGAAAGAAGAAGTCACGGTTGTAAACTCAGATTTGGAGCAGAAGCATGTGTCCAAGTACTCTTTCTGGGGCTCCACGAGAAGCAATAGTCTCAATTCCGACAGGAAGAGAAGCTTGTTACGCTCATTGCCGCTTTTGTCGCGAAGCAATTCAACAGGTTCAACAACGTTGAAGGATGTTCAGAATAAGCACAATTCACAGAAACGAACATCTGTTTTTATGTCAAGATCATCATCATTATCTTCAtcagcatcttcttcttcttcatctactTCTGCACTGCAGCAGAAACCTCCATTGAAGAAGAATTATGGAGGAGCTCTCCATGGTGTTCGGATTAGTCCTGTATTGAATATTGTACCACCTCTTTACATTTCTAAAAGAACTGAAAATCTCTTTGGTTTGGGTTCTTTCTTACGAGACAGGAAAGATGAAAAGAGCAAGAAATGATTTTTACTAGCTTTTTCATGGACTAAATTATTGGATTTTCGTGTATATGTAAAGATGCAGTAGTTTTGGATTTATGCTCTTTGCTTGAGTCATGTCAAAGAACATGGAAACAATTGAAAGGGGCCAAGTATATTATTGAGCTTTATCCAAGAGAAGCTAATTATTGTATATATCTTAAGCTCATATGATGAGGAAAAGAGATAAAGAGGGATGGATTCATGCATATGAAACTGTCACAAGCTCAAGAGACACAGCAAACAGGTACCCTTCTCTCATGGTTGTCTTATTCTTGTTCTCTTTTTGATCTTTCTTCATGTTTATTCTAAAGCCGCTCTTTGGGCCATGTTATTATGCTATAATTTACATATAATTTTCATTCAGCATATTCAATGAGAGATGTCTTTTCTTCTATTGTAAGATTAAGACAAATGGACCTTGAATCATGGGGGTGGGtttgaaaaaacaaatctaGGCTGAAATTCCTTCTCTTTCTCGAAGCGGACTCATTTGCTAATGCTTTTTAGGTATTAACAAGCAACTCAACACACAAAATActtaacattaatttttttttttacgtcaTATCACAACAAAAAAAGGAGCCTGGCCGCGTTGTCTGTATTAACTTTAGCTACTTAACTGATCTAATTATGAACATTTATTTCTTGGGTTTGTTTTGAATCTTTTCAAATGGGGTCAGGCTTAAGCCTTAAGGATTGGTAGATACCTTCCCCCATGATGTCCAAATAATGTGGGGTCTATTATGGACCCCTGCCCATTTTATTAACAgaatgaaaagaataaaaagatacAAAGAACGGGGAGGATGATTAAATATTTCTAATCTTCCAGCAAAAGAGGAATAAGGTAATTTATTCCTCTATTTTATTTCTTGGCCAAAAACGACAAgcttaaaaaaagaaggtaattTGTTCATGtcccaaaataaattaatgggCTTTTTATCTTTGAGTCTGTCCACATTCTTTTGAGGTATATATGGACCTACCACTTGTAATGCTTTGCAGTATATGAACAATTGTTTCATTTCTAAAACtttgtaaatatatattcaCATCCATCCAAATACTCAGCATTTAAACAGTTCATATTGTTTGAATGAACTTAATTTAGACCAGTCTCAAAAGTTTAGAGATGAATACAGTCTTTCCCTACTCACTTCGAATAAATTCTTTGTTTGTTGATCTATATTCTAGTTTCTCTCTGCTCGGAAGATATCTCAGGGATGAGACCGTAATTTAATATGTTAGGACACCATTTAATtcaaatgtttaaatttatgggtttaaacacaattatgttatattaacCACTCATACTTATAACATCTATCAAATATGTGAGACTTAACCTTTTTATACTTACGCGTGTATAATCAACAATCTCCCCCCTTATATGTAATCCATTGCCGCATTGCTACACTCCCCGTGAAACTCGACTTCAACTAGTTCTCAGCTTAATAGGTTTCATATAAATCAGGATTTAGGAGTTGCACTTCCTCCCATGTGGAATTTTGTGTCTTGGCCTCATGGGTGGTATTTTTTCAAGTTGAATCCGATTACTTCCTTCAACATCATATTATGTTTCTAGTGCTTCCTATTGTAAGCCATTCATTTGTTCTTCACCATCAGCATGATCAGTTGCAGTATCATCCAATTGGGTCGCATACACGTGATCCCACAGGATATTCAGTCGTTGCGTGAGAgtggaaagagaaatgattcatttcctCCTCATGTCCTTTTCTCATCCTCTCACTTttgaaaatcatcattggatctATGGGTCCATGTAGGTCCCTCATATGGACCCCACAAATCGAACagtgatttttaaaagtgagGATAGGAGAAAGACAAAAAGATGATGTGTATATAGCACATGTCGAGTGGAAACATGGTTGAGAACTTCTAGTAAGAGATCATCTCTCTAGGATTGAGATAATATCCCACCTACATAGGATCATCCACTTCTCGTACTCATAGTTAATGGTGTGTTAATTATAACTCCCAGGTAAGAACTATATCGGATACCGCTTTGATGTAGAATAATGCAAGAGAAAAAGAACCTTTGATAAACCTTTGATAAAGATGATAACGGAGTCTCACCACTATCAGTCTAATGGAGTCATGCCTCACAAGTATATCAGAAGGGAAACAAAATTCACTTGATCTtattattgaagaaaaacaaTAGCATCCTTTTATAATAAAGAGATATTTATGGGCCATTGGCGTGGTTGGCCCATATCCCCGAACCCACTTTCAAAGCCTCGGGTCCATTCAAGAAGTTCAAGGCTCGCAAACCGTCTACTCGTAAGCAAACATGATTCAACCTTTACCACATTTGGcgatttccataataaggacagGGTCGTGTACCGCCCCATTCATCCATGGCAATTGCTAGAGCGAGGTAAACCCTATCAGCCACCGGTCAGGGCATAACACCTTAGGTTGTCACTTCACTATTCTCGAGCCCTACGAAGATGGAAAAGTAGACGTTACATCACATCAAGCTATACGAGGTTCACCCACTATCTTACATGATAAGCTTACAAGGAAAACACCTATGTTGGCACGACATTGTCCTTGCCACGTCAAGGGACATGTCACATATCAAGTCTAGGGATCTGTAGCATCATGAGCTAGCTCAGACATGCGATCTGATATAAAAAGGAAACAAGAATACAGGTGTTGGTATAGCTTCCAGTTTGGTGATGTGTCGCCTCGTAATTTGCATTCTCCAAGATCTGCAAAATATTAAACAGTGCCGATTGGCTCCCACTCCTATACTTAAATCAGATTCTAATAGAAAATTTCAAGGAGTATCGAGAGCAAAGTAAAGTCAGAGAGATTAGCATTTTTTTCATACTTGGGATActagcctatttataggcatacaATTTTGAGATAATTGGAGTGCTCTGATATAATTCAATTGTAGCAACCAAAAATTTGTAGCCATTTTTCATGATATTA is a window of Alnus glutinosa chromosome 4, dhAlnGlut1.1, whole genome shotgun sequence DNA encoding:
- the LOC133866772 gene encoding uncharacterized protein LOC133866772; protein product: MCSETSPRISFSHDHGQPQVVPIENRVNRTDHSLLLDPDSDFEFCISSSGFEHESCSADELFSNGMLLPLQAKERFLAPKEIHSCEPRPLALPPLPCEKSRKDLSLKEEVTVVNSDLEQKHVSKYSFWGSTRSNSLNSDRKRSLLRSLPLLSRSNSTGSTTLKDVQNKHNSQKRTSVFMSRSSSLSSSASSSSSSTSALQQKPPLKKNYGGALHGVRISPVLNIVPPLYISKRTENLFGLGSFLRDRKDEKSKK